The DNA window AGGCGCCGCGGCCGGTCTCGCCATTGCGCTCGACAAGCGTCACCGGGCAGCCGGTGCTGGCCAGGCGCCAGCCGAGGGCCAGGCCGATGACGCCGCCGCCGATGATGGCGACGGAAGGGCGGGTAGAGGATGAATCGATGGGAGAAGCGTTCTGCATCTCGTGCATCCCTTCGCTGGCATGACCCAGATCAGGTGTTGTGGGTATGATCTCAGCCGCCGGCAGATCCAGACGGCACCCCATGACACGTTACCGGGACCCTAGCACCGGCCCGGCGGCGGCTTCAATGCTTCAGGAGCGCGCGGCATTCCAGCCATCGTCCCGACGCACATCGATCCCCCGCATATCCAGCTCACGACGACGGAGCTTCTTCGCATGATCAGTTCGGTGCGCAATCACCCGCGGCTCTTCGGCTCGGCCGCACTCGGCGTCGCGGTCGGCCTGCTGTTGCCGGCCGCCTGGTCGCAAGGCCTGCGCATGATCTTGGGCTGGGACGTGGCGGCGGGTCTCTACCTGCTGCTCGCCTGGATCATGTTCCTGCGCTCGGACACGGCGAATGTGCAGAGCCGGGCGCTTGTCGAGGACGACGGGCGCTGGGCCATCCTGGCGATCAGTGCCGGCGCCGCCGCGACCAGCCTCGGCGCGATCGTGGACCTGCTCGCCGACTTCAAGAACCTGCCGCCGGGCGAGGGGGTGGCCCATCTGGCCGCCGCCGTGGTGACCATCCTCCTGTCCTGGTTGTTCCTCCATACCGTGTTCACGATGCACTACGCGCACGAATTTTACGGTGCCATCGGCGACGGCACGGCCGGGCGGCGCAAGACGCGCGGCGGCTTCGCCTTCCCCGGCGACGCCAAGGCCTGGAACTATCTCGATTTCGCCTATTACGCCTTTACCATCGGCATGACTGCTCAGACCTCGGATATCGCAGTCACCACAACCGCCATGCGTCGCCTGACACTCGCCCACGCCGTACTGACGTTCTTTTTTAATACAGTTGTACTCGCCTTCAGCGTGAACATTGCAGCGAGTCTGCTTTAATCTGGGTTTCGACAAATTTAATCGATTCGCGGGCGATTTTTCATAGTACAGTACCGCGGAATGATTGGAGAGCGGGCCTCGCCATGGTGTCGGCCAAGAACCTTTTCGACGAGAGCAGCGGTGCCGCCGTGCCGGGCGAGCGCGTCAGCCGCCGGCACTATTTTGTCGCCAACCTGTTCAGCATCGGGCTGCTCGTCGTCGCCGTCGTCGCGACGCCGGTCGCGACGCTGCCGCTGCCGCCGGTGCCCGGCTACACGACCGTGTTCGGTACGGCGATGTTCGTCATCAACATCCTGTTGGCGGCATTCCTGTTCAGCAAGGGGGCGATCGAGGATCGCGAGGACGCGGTCCGGCTGGGTGCGGCCTATTTCTTCATCGCGGCGATCTTCGTGCCGCTGACTGCCGCATCGCCTGGCGGGATCATGGCGGGGCCGGTGATCGGCAATGCGGACAGCGAGCTCTGGCTCTGGTGCGGCTGGCATCTGGGCTTCGCGCTTGCGATCCTGCGCTATGCCCTGCTGCCGCGTCCGGTCGGCCGGGCCTCGCCGGTGTTCCGCCAGGTCCTTTCCGTGCTCGTCATCGTGCTTGCGGTCACGCTGGTGACCGACTTCGGCGCCGACCGCCTGCCGGTGGTCTCCGGTGCCGCCATTTCCGGTGGTGCCATTTCCGGCGGTGGGGGGACGCAGTTCGCCGGCTGGGCGGCCGCCCTGCCGCTTTCGATTCTGGCGCTGCTCATGCTCGCGACGGCCGCGGTGGCACGGCTCGGTGCCCGCACGCCGGAGCAGCTCTGGCTCAGCGTCGGCATGGTCGCCGCCTGCTTCGACGTGTGGCTGACCTATCGCGGCGGCGCGCACTTCTCGCTCGGCTGGTATCTCGCCATGTTCGGTAGCGTGTTCACCTCGCTCACCGTGATGGTGTCGCTGTTCTATGACCTGACCCGGGTCTACGGCCACCTGGCGGTCGCGAACGAGGCGCTGCTGGACCAGGCCGGGCGCGACGGGCTTACAGGCCTGTTCAACCGGCGGCGCCTCGACGAGGCGCTCGCGCGCGAATGGCTGCGCGCCAAGCGCGACCGCCAGCCGCTCTCGGTGCTGATGATCGACGTCGACTATTTCAAGGGCTTCAACGACACCTATGGCCATCAGGAAGGCGACGCCTGCCTGCGCCGGCTCGCGGCCGTGCTCCAGGATGCCGTCCGCCGGCCGGCCGATTTCGTGGCACGCTACGGCGGCGAGGAATTCCTCGTCTGCCTGCCCGGCACGCCCGCCGCCGGCGCCTACGAGATCGCGACCAAGATCCGCAAGGCGCTCTGCGATCTCGCGATCCCCCATGCGGGCAGCCCGCTCCATGTCGTCACGATCAGCATCGGGCTCGCGAGCCTGGTGCCGCCGGAGGGCATGATCGCCGACCAGCTGGTCGCGGCGGCCGACATGGGGCTCTACCGGGCGAAATCCGCCGGCCGCGACCGGGTTATGCATGCCGAGCTCAAGGCGTTCCAGACCGGCATCGCGTCTGAGAGCGCCGTCTCCTGGGCGCGCTCGACCTGACGGCGCCCCTCTCGTTACTTCGTCCCGCTCGCGAGGTTGAGCGCCGCCGCTACGGCGGGGTTCATCGCGTCGACCATGGCGGTCGGCATCAGGATGGTGGCGCCACGCTCCTTGGTCGTCTCGTAGATGATGTTCATGGCGCGCAGCTGCAGCGCCGCCGGCTCGCCGGCATAAGTGCGCGCCGCGGCGAGGAACTGTTCGGCGACCGCGGCCTCGGCCGAACCCAGGATGATGCGTGCCTCCTTCTCGCGCTCGGCCTGGGCCTGGCGGCTCATGGCGTCCTGCAGCCCGACCGGGATCGCGACGTCGCGAATCTCGACTGACAGGCACGACACGCCCCATTCCGCGGTCTTCTTGCCGATCACCTCCTTCAAGCGCTCGTCGGCGGCACGCCGTTCGGCCAAGAGCGTCGACAGGAGCGAGGCGCCGATTGTCTCGCGCAATGAGGTCTGCGCCACCCGCTGGATCGCGCGCATGTAATCGGTGATCTCGAGCGCCGCGCGCTCGGCGTCATGGACCTGCCAGAACACGATGGCATCGACGCCGACCGGCACCGTGTCCTTGGTCAGCGCCTGCTCGGCATTGATCTCGGTCGTCTGGATGCGCTGGTCGATGATGACCGCGACCCGGTCGATGAACGGCACGATCAGGAACCAGCCGGGCCCGCGGATCGCCTTCAAGCGGCCCAGGCGCAGCACGACCGCCTTTTCCCACTGGTCGGCGATCAGCAGGCTCTGCGGCGTCAGGATGCCGAGGATGATGAGCGGCACGCCGGCCGCGAACAGGCGCAGGATGCCGATGCAGAAGATGCCGGCGAAAAGGAACAGGCCGGCGAGCAGGATCGCAGGTGCGTTCGCTCTTCTCATGTCGAATGCTCCAGTTGTCTTGATGGCAGTTATCTCGGGGCAGTTGTCTCGGGGGCTTCTGTCTCAAGGGTTGAGCCTGGCGAGAATTTCCCGCGCGATCTCGGCCGGGTCGAGCCCGGCGGCGCGGGCAGTGGCGATGGTCTTGGCGGCGAGCGCCTGGGTTTCGGCCGCGCGGCGCATCGGGTCGAGCGGCGGCGGTGCGCTCGCGACGAAGGTGCCGCGGCCGCGCATGGTCGTCAGCACGCCGTCGCGTTCGAGCTCGCCATAGGCGCGCTGCACCGTATTGAGGTCGATCTTGAGCTGGACCGCGACCTGCCGCATCGTCGGCAGCTGTGCGCCGGGCCGGAGCACGCCCGATCCGATCAGCCCCAGCAGCTGCTCGCGCAGCTGGACATAGATCGGAACGCCGGTGTCGGCCACATGCAACCGGTCGAGCATGAAGGGCTCTATTGTATGAACATGTTCATACAATATGGTATTATCGTGTGGGGCGTCAAGCTGCTGTCGGGGGACATGCCAAACCGGAGTTGGCGCAGCAAACCGGAACGGCGGACGGCCATATCCGGAGGGACGAGCCTGGAAACGCGGGCGTGCGCCGTCATTCCCGCGGATATCGTCGCGGCCGCAAACCGGCCTGGAACCAGTTGACGAGCGATACGGCATCGAAGACCGGCAGGCCGACGTGATCGGCGATGGCGGCGGAAAAGGGGGCGAGGTTGGTGCATTCGGCGATGATCGCGCCGATGTTGCCGTGGTCGCGCACCAGTTGCGCCGCCGCAGCGAGCACCTCTGCGTGCAGTGTCTCATAGGCGACGGTATCGTCGCCCTGCTTAATCGACCGGACGAACTCCGAACCGACCGGCATGCCGACAACCGGGGTATCGCGCGCTATGCCGACTGCATCGAGATAGGGACCGTTCAGTGCATTCCCATCGTACGTGAGGATGCCGACCCGCCTATCCGATGGAATGAGCTGTTGCACCATCGGGAGCTGCAGCAGACTGCTGGTCGCGACCGGCACGCCGCAGAAATCCGCAAGCTCCCGCTGATAGATCGACAAAAACCCGCAGGTGGTCGCAATGCCATCGACGCCAGCCTCGACCAATTCCCGGGCCGCGCGCTTGAAGGGCTCGAGCAGGCTCACGTTGTGCAGGTCGGTCATCCGTGCCGGGGTCGCGTCTTCCACGATCCGGTACTGCACGGGGAACGGCCAGGTGCCGGCATGGCCGATATCGCCGGGGAACCGGCGAAAATGAGTCTTCACCATCAAGATGCCGATGGTAACGCCGTAGAAGGTCTTCTTACCCATGGGCTTTCCGGGGTTGGAGCGGAGGATTGCCGTCGGAGAACGACGGGAAGCACTTCACCAGGCCGGGATCACGGTGCCACCGAATTTCGCAAGGATGTAATCCTTGATCGGCTGTGATTCGAAGATGCCGATGAAGCGCTTGATGCGCGGATCGCTCTGTTTGTCTGCCCGCGCGGCCCAGACGATCGCCCATTGCGAACCCTTGTCTTCCAGCATGAGGGCGGATTTGGGATCGAGGCCGGCCAGAACGCCCTTGTTCAGGGTGACCACGCCCGCGCCCAGATCGTCGAGCACCCGCGGCACCTGAATTTCGTCGAGCAGCACGATGTTGAAGCGCTTCGGATTTTCCGCAATATCCTCGAGCTCGGCATGAAGTGCTGCACCGGCGCGGAGCTTGATGAGACCCGCCTTCTCGAGCAGGACAAGCGCGCGCGCTTCGTTGGCCGGATCGTTCGGAATGCCGATCTTGGCGCCCGGGGGGAAATCGGCGACCGCTTTGTATTTCGCAGAATAGATGCCGGCCGGGGCCACGAAACAGGGCTTCAGCGAAACGATCTTGTAGCCTCGCGACGCATTCTGGGCCTCCATGTACGCGACATGTTGAAAATCGTTGAGGTCGATGTCACCGGCCTGCGTCGCTTCATCGATCTGGGTCGGTTCGGTGAACTCGATGACTTTGACCGGAAAGCCCTGTGCCTCGGCGAGCTTCGCCGCCTCGTGCAAAAAATCGGCATAGGGGCCGGGCGATGCGCCAACCCGCAGCGGTGTGTCCGCAGCCCACACGGTGCCGACCGGGAATACGAGCGCCACGAGCATCGCCCACAGGATAAGCATTCTATTCATGTCCAATCCTTATCTGCCGATCCGAATCTGTAATATTGGATGCCTGTCCGAGTGGGCTGCGAGCGCCATTTCGGCGGGAGGCGCCGCCGCTGCGCTCCTCCTGGCGGCAAGCTCAGCGCCCGACGAACTGCACCACGACCCCGCACGCTAGGTGCGGAGCGACGGTGCAGGCGGCCGGCGTGGCGGTGTAAGGCACCGCATGGGCCCCGAGCGTTTCATGGACGGCGTCGAGCGAGCGAACCCTGACGGCGAGGGCCGCCAAGCCTTGGGCAGGCAGGCTGTCGGGGTCGAGCCCGGCGTGACGGACGGCGAAGGCGACAGGGTGGACGAAATGGATCGCGACCGTGCCGGTGTCGACCCGCACCGTATCCGCCGTCTCCCTCACCGGTTCGACGTCCAGCAGGGCACCAAGGACTTCCGCGTCGGCGTGCGGCGTCGCCGAGAGAACCGTCAGGTGATCGAGGCCACAGGCGGTGTTTTCATGCTGAACCAGTTCGGGCAGCCAGGTCGTCTCCGGTGTGCGGTGCTGGCAGCAGAACAGATGGAAGCCGGGTGCGGCGCCGTCGGGAAACTGGCTCGTGCGGAATGCGGCGGCGGCAGTCCGGCCGTCGGGCAGCGCGACCGGGCGGGAAAACTCGAGCGGGTCGGTGAGCCGGATGCCGGCAGCGCGCAGCTCGCCCACCGCCGCGTCCACATTTGGAGTCCTGAGCGCGATTGCGGCCAGGCCTTCGCGCGCGGCGAGCAGGCCGCGCTGGATCGCGTTGGCCGGGGTCGGCGTCACCACGCCCAGCAACTCGAA is part of the Aliidongia dinghuensis genome and encodes:
- a CDS encoding DUF1345 domain-containing protein, with the protein product MISSVRNHPRLFGSAALGVAVGLLLPAAWSQGLRMILGWDVAAGLYLLLAWIMFLRSDTANVQSRALVEDDGRWAILAISAGAAATSLGAIVDLLADFKNLPPGEGVAHLAAAVVTILLSWLFLHTVFTMHYAHEFYGAIGDGTAGRRKTRGGFAFPGDAKAWNYLDFAYYAFTIGMTAQTSDIAVTTTAMRRLTLAHAVLTFFFNTVVLAFSVNIAASLL
- a CDS encoding sensor domain-containing diguanylate cyclase, translating into MVSAKNLFDESSGAAVPGERVSRRHYFVANLFSIGLLVVAVVATPVATLPLPPVPGYTTVFGTAMFVINILLAAFLFSKGAIEDREDAVRLGAAYFFIAAIFVPLTAASPGGIMAGPVIGNADSELWLWCGWHLGFALAILRYALLPRPVGRASPVFRQVLSVLVIVLAVTLVTDFGADRLPVVSGAAISGGAISGGGGTQFAGWAAALPLSILALLMLATAAVARLGARTPEQLWLSVGMVAACFDVWLTYRGGAHFSLGWYLAMFGSVFTSLTVMVSLFYDLTRVYGHLAVANEALLDQAGRDGLTGLFNRRRLDEALAREWLRAKRDRQPLSVLMIDVDYFKGFNDTYGHQEGDACLRRLAAVLQDAVRRPADFVARYGGEEFLVCLPGTPAAGAYEIATKIRKALCDLAIPHAGSPLHVVTISIGLASLVPPEGMIADQLVAAADMGLYRAKSAGRDRVMHAELKAFQTGIASESAVSWARST
- a CDS encoding slipin family protein, which gives rise to MRRANAPAILLAGLFLFAGIFCIGILRLFAAGVPLIILGILTPQSLLIADQWEKAVVLRLGRLKAIRGPGWFLIVPFIDRVAVIIDQRIQTTEINAEQALTKDTVPVGVDAIVFWQVHDAERAALEITDYMRAIQRVAQTSLRETIGASLLSTLLAERRAADERLKEVIGKKTAEWGVSCLSVEIRDVAIPVGLQDAMSRQAQAEREKEARIILGSAEAAVAEQFLAAARTYAGEPAALQLRAMNIIYETTKERGATILMPTAMVDAMNPAVAAALNLASGTK
- a CDS encoding GntR family transcriptional regulator; translated protein: MLDRLHVADTGVPIYVQLREQLLGLIGSGVLRPGAQLPTMRQVAVQLKIDLNTVQRAYGELERDGVLTTMRGRGTFVASAPPPLDPMRRAAETQALAAKTIATARAAGLDPAEIAREILARLNP
- a CDS encoding aspartate/glutamate racemase family protein, with protein sequence MGKKTFYGVTIGILMVKTHFRRFPGDIGHAGTWPFPVQYRIVEDATPARMTDLHNVSLLEPFKRAARELVEAGVDGIATTCGFLSIYQRELADFCGVPVATSSLLQLPMVQQLIPSDRRVGILTYDGNALNGPYLDAVGIARDTPVVGMPVGSEFVRSIKQGDDTVAYETLHAEVLAAAAQLVRDHGNIGAIIAECTNLAPFSAAIADHVGLPVFDAVSLVNWFQAGLRPRRYPRE
- a CDS encoding MetQ/NlpA family ABC transporter substrate-binding protein, whose product is MALVFPVGTVWAADTPLRVGASPGPYADFLHEAAKLAEAQGFPVKVIEFTEPTQIDEATQAGDIDLNDFQHVAYMEAQNASRGYKIVSLKPCFVAPAGIYSAKYKAVADFPPGAKIGIPNDPANEARALVLLEKAGLIKLRAGAALHAELEDIAENPKRFNIVLLDEIQVPRVLDDLGAGVVTLNKGVLAGLDPKSALMLEDKGSQWAIVWAARADKQSDPRIKRFIGIFESQPIKDYILAKFGGTVIPAW
- a CDS encoding VOC family protein, yielding MRQHIAGIDHCFALVRDLDAASDTYRRLGFTVSPRGTHSAHKGTANHTIMFERDYFELLGVVTPTPANAIQRGLLAAREGLAAIALRTPNVDAAVGELRAAGIRLTDPLEFSRPVALPDGRTAAAAFRTSQFPDGAAPGFHLFCCQHRTPETTWLPELVQHENTACGLDHLTVLSATPHADAEVLGALLDVEPVRETADTVRVDTGTVAIHFVHPVAFAVRHAGLDPDSLPAQGLAALAVRVRSLDAVHETLGAHAVPYTATPAACTVAPHLACGVVVQFVGR